The following are from one region of the Channa argus isolate prfri chromosome 6, Channa argus male v1.0, whole genome shotgun sequence genome:
- the LOC137128968 gene encoding extracellular calcium-sensing receptor-like: MHKTGDVILGGLFQIHFFSTDPDLSFTSEPPWPTCHGFDVLGFRQAQTMVFAIDEINRNSELLPNVTLGYSLYDNCLQLGVGFRAALSLVSGQEEQVVLDETCVGTPPVIGIVGDSSSTRCIAISSVLGLYKVPMVSYFATCSCLSDRQKYPSFFRTIPSDAFQVRAVIQILKHFGWTWAGLLISDDDYGLYAARSFQSDLSQSGGGCLAYLEILPWGKNPTEVKRIVDVMKKSTARVVIVFAHESHMINIMEEVVRQNVTGLQWIASEAWTSAAVLQTPQLMPYLGGTLGIAIRRGEIPGLRDFLLQTRPDLQHNNSHENSLVNQFWEHTFQCNFESPLARWVEAEVPLCMGQEGLENVETEFLDISNLRSEYNVYKAVYALAYALDAMLQCVPGRGPFSGHSCGRLQRLEPWQLVYYLEKVNFTTPYGDEVLFDENGDALPIYDIMNWQWLPDGRTEVQNVGEVKKLPFKSEQLTLDEDKIFWNFLSKKPPRSVCSESCPPGTRMAGKKGEPVCCFDCIPCSEGKISNKTDSMECTSCPEDFWSSPEHEHCVPKNIEFLSYNEPLGICFATTSLLGTFICAVVLGIFIHYRQTPIVRANNSELSFQLLLSLKLCFLCSLLFIGRPRPWTCQLRHAAFGISFVLCVSCILVKTMVVLAVFKASTPGGEASLKWFGAVQQRGTVLVLTCVQAAICTAWIVSASPTPHKNTQYYNDKIVYECVVGSTIGFSVLLGYIGLLAVLSFLLAFLARNLPDSFNEAKLITFSMLIFCAVWVAFVPAYVSSPGKYADAVEVFAILASSFGLLVALFGPKCYIILLRPERNTKRAIMGRDKS, encoded by the exons ATGCACAAAACTGGAGATGTGATCCTAGGTGGGCTTTTTCAAATTCACTTCTTCTCTACTGATCCTGACTTGTCTTTTACCTCAGAGCCACCATGGCCAACTTGTCATGG TTTTGATGTTCTAGGATTCAGACAAGCCCAGACCATGGTTTTTGCCATTGATGAGATCAACAGAAACTCCGAGCTGCTGCCTAATGTGACTCTGGGATACAGTCTGTATGATAACTGCCTCCAACTAGGAGTTGGGTTTCGTGCAGCTTTGTCATTAGTCAGTGGTCAAGAGGAGCAGGTTGTATTAGATGAGACTTGTGTAGGAACCCCTCCAGTCATAGGGATTGTGGGTGATTCTTCCTCTACACGTTGTATTGCCATCTCCTCGGTCTTAGGTTTGTACAAAGTACCTATG GTGAGTTATTTTGCCACATGTTCGTGCTTAAGTGACCGTCAAAAGTACCCATCATTCTTTAGGACGATCCCAAGCGATGCCTTTCAG GTTCGTGCTGTGATTCAGATACTAAAACACTTTGGCTGGACCTGGGCAGGTCTGCTCATTAGTGATGATGATTATGGACTCTATGCTGCCCGCTCCTTCCAATCTGACCTGAGTCAGTCTGGTGGAGGTTGTCTGGCCTATTTGGAAATTTTGCCGTGGGGTAAAAATCCAACAGAAGTAAAGAGGATTGTGGACGTGATGAAGAAATCCACAGCTCGCGTAGTCATTGTTTTTGCACATGAGAGTCACATGATTAACATCATGGAAGAG GTGGTGAGGCAGAATGTGACAGGACTGCAGTGGATTGCCAGTGAAGCTTGGACATCTGCTGCTGTGCTTCAGACCCCCCAGCTCATGCCGTACCTGGGTGGCACACTTGGCATTGCCATCCGTCGTGGGGAAATTCCTGGGCTCAGAGACTTTCTGTTACAAACACGTCCTGACCTGCAGCACAACAACAGCCACGAAAACAGCTTG GTGAATCAGTTTTGGGAACACACATTTCAGTGTAACTTTGAATCACCTCTAGCTAGGTGGGTTGAAGCTGAGGTGCCATTATGCATGGGACAGGAGGGTCTTGAGAATGTGGAGACTGAGTTCTTGGACATTTCAAACCTTCGATCAGAGTATAATGTTTACAAGGCTGTTTATGCTCTGGCATATGCTCTTGATGCCATGCTACAGTGTGTGCCAGGGAGAGGACCTTTCAGTGGGCACAGCTGTGGGAGATTGCAGAGGTTGGAGCCTTGGCAG CTTGTGTATTACTTGGAAAAAGTCAACTTCACTACACCGTATGGTGATGAAGTGTTGTTTGATGAGAATGGTGACGCTTTACCAATATATGACATCATGAACTGGCAGTGGCTCCCTGATGGAAGAACTGAAGTTCAGAATGTGGGTGAAGTTAAGAAGTTGCCCTTCAAAAGTGAACAACTCACTCTGGACGAAGACAAAATCTTCTGGAATTTTCTTTCAAAGAAG CCTCCCCGGTCAGTGTGTAGCGAAAGCTGTCCTCCAGGTACCAGGATGGCCGGAAAGAAGGGGGAacctgtgtgttgttttgactGCATTCCTTGTTCTGAGGGAAAGATCAGCAATAAGACTG ACTCCATGGAGTGCACCAGCTGCCCAGAGGATTTCTGGTCCAGTCCCGAGCATGAGCACTGTGTTCCTAAAAATATAGAGTTTCTTTCTTACAATGAGCCACTGGGCATCTGCTTTGCAACCACCTCATTATTGGGAACTTTTATTTGTGCTGTTGTCCTGGGGATCTTCATCCATTACCGCCAAACACCTATTGTACGTGCTAACAATTCAGAACTCAGTTTTCAGTTACTGCTTTCACTTAAACtatgttttctgtgttcattGTTGTTTATTGGTCGTCCCAGACCATGGACCTGCCAGTTAAGACATGCAGCATTTGGCATCAGCTTTGTGCTTTGTGTCTCATGCATCCTGGTGAAAACCATGGTGGTTCTGGCTGTGTTCAAGGCCTCCACGCCAGGAGGTGAGGCCAGTTTGAAGTGGTTTGgtgctgtgcagcagagaggaacaGTTCTGGTTCTGACTTGTGTTCAAGCAGCAATCTGCACTGCCTGGATTGTCTCTGCCTCACCAACACCTCATAAAAACACCCAGTACTACAATGACAAGatagtgtatgagtgtgttgtTGGGTCCACCATAGGTTTTTCTGTGCTACTTGGCTACATTGGCTTACTGGCTGTCCTCAGTTTTCTATTAGCATTTCTGGCAAGGAATCTTCCAGACAGTTTCAATGAGGCCAAACTCATCACATTCAGCATGCTAATATTCTGCGCTGTGTGGGTGGCTTTTGTCCCTGCTTATGTAAGTTCCCCAGGCAAATATGCAGATGCAGTGGAGGTATTTGCTATCCTGGCCTCTAGTTTTGGCCTCTTGGTGGCGCTGTTTGGCCCTAAGTGTTACATAATCCTGCTAAgaccagagagaaacacaaagagagcaATCATGGGTCGAGACAAGTCATAA
- the LOC137129170 gene encoding extracellular calcium-sensing receptor-like — protein MHKTGDVILGGVFQIHFFSTYPDVSFNSEPQQPTCHGFDVIGFRRAQTMAFAIDEINRNSKLLPNVTLGYSLYDNCLQLGVGFRAALSLVSGQEDQVVLDETCVGTPPVIGIVGDSSSTHCIAISSVVGLYRIPMVSYFATCSCLSDRKRFPSFFRTIPSDAFQVRAVIQILKHFGWTWAGLLISNDDYGLHAARSFQSELSQSGEGCLAYLEILPWGENPAELRRIVDVMKKSTARVVIAFAHDSLMINIIKEVVRQNVTGLQWIASEAWTSAAVLQTPQLMPYLGGTLGIAIRHGEIPGFRDFLLQTRPDMQHNNSHENSLVNQFWEDTFQCKFAPPPAGWVETEGALCTGQEDLENVESDLLDVSNLRPEYNIYKAVYALAYGLDAMLQCESELGPFSGHSCGSLQKLEPWQLVYYLERVNFTTTFGDAVSFDENGDVLPIYDIMNWLWLPDGRTEVQNVGEVKKLPFKSEQLTLDEGKIFWNFKLKEPPRSVCSESCPPGTRMARKKGQPVCCFDCIPCSEGKISNETDSTECISCPEDFWSSPQRDHCVPKETEFLSYNEPLGICLTIASLLGTFVCVVVLGIFIYHRQTPIVRANNSELSFQLLLSLKLCFLCSLLFIGRPRLWTCQLRHAAFGISFVLCVSCILVKTLVVLAVFKASKPGGGASLKWFGTVQQRGTVLVLTCVQAAICTAWIVSASPAPYKNTQYHNDKIVYECVVGSTVGFSVLLGYIGLLAVLSFLLAFLARNLPDSFNEAKLITFSMLIFCAVWVAFVPAYVSSPGKYADAVEVFAILVSTFGLLVALFGPKCYIILLRPERNTKRAIMGRVTTGKLN, from the exons ATGCACAAAACGGGAGATGTGATTCTCGGTGGGGTGTTTcaaattcatttcttttccacGTATCCTGATGTGTCTTTTAACTCAGAGCCACAACAGCCTACCTGCCATGG TTTTGATGTCATAGGATTCAGGAGAGCCCAGACCATGGCCTTTGCTATTGATGAGATTAACAGAAACTCCAAGCTGCTGCCTAATGTGACTCTGGGATACAGTCTGTATGACAACTGCCTCCAACTAGGAGTTGGGTTTCGTGCAGCTTTGTCATTAGTCAGTGGTCAAGAGGACCAGGTTGTATTAGATGAGACTTGTGTAGGAACCCCTCCAGTCATAGGGATTGTGGGTGATTCTTCCTCTACACATTGTATTGCCATCTCCTCTGTTGTAGGTTTGTACAGAATACCAATG GTCAGTTATTTTGCCACATGTTCCTGCCTAAGTGACCGCAAAAGGTTTCCATCCTTTTTTAGGACGATTCCAAGTGATGCGTTTcag GTTCGTGCTGTGATTCAGATACTAAAACACTTTGGCTGGACCTGGGCAGGTCTGCTCATTAGCAATGATGATTATGGACTCCATGCTGCCCGCTCCTTCCAATCTGAACTCAGTCAATCTGGTGAAGGGTGTCTGGCCTATTTGGAAATTTTACCATGGGGTGAAAATCCAGCAGAACTAAGGAGGATAGTGGATGTGATGAAGAAATCCACAGCTCGTGTTGTTATTGCATTTGCACACGATAGTCTCATGATTAACATCATCAAAGAG GTGGTGAGGCAGAATGTGACAGGACTGCAGTGGATTGCCAGTGAAGCTTGGACATCGGCTGCTGTGCTTCAGACCCCCCAGCTCATGCCGTACCTGGGTGGCACACTTGGCATTGCCATCCGTCATGGGGAAATTCCTGGTTTCAGAGACTTTCTGTTACAAACGCGTCCTGACATGCAGCACAACAACAGCCACGAAAACAGCTTG GTGAATCAATTTTGGGAAGACacatttcagtgtaaatttGCACCACCTCCAGCAGGTTGGGTGGAAACTGAGGGAGCACTTTGCACAGGACAAGAAGATCTAGAGAATGTGGAGAGTGATTTATTGGATGTTTCAAACCTTCGGCCTGAGTACAATATTTACAAGGCTGTTTATGCTCTGGCATATGGCCTTGATGCCATGCTACAGTGTGAATCCGAGCTAGGACCTTTCAGTGGGCACAGCTGTGGGAGTTTGCAGAAATTAGAGCCATGGCAG CTCGTGTATTACTTGGAAAGGGTCAACTTCACAACAACATTTGGTGATGCAGTGTCATTTGACGAGAATGGTGATGTATTACCGATATATGACATCATGAACTGGCTGTGGCTCCCTGATGGAAGAACTGAAGTTCAGAATGTGGGTGAAGTGAAGAAGTTGCCTTTCAAAAGTGAACAACTCACACTGGACGAAGGGAAAATCTTCTggaattttaaattaaaagag CCACCGCGGTCAGTGTGCAGTGAGAGCTGTCCTCCAGGTACTCGTATGGCCAGAAAGAAGGGGCAGCCTGTGTGCTGCTTTGACTGCATTCCCTGTTCTGAGGGAAAGATCAGCAATGAGACTG ATTCCACAGAGTGCATCAGTTGTCCAGAGGATTTCTGGTCCAGTCCCCAACGTGACCACTGTGTTCCTAAGGAAACAGAGTTTCTCTCCTACAATGAGCCTTTGGGCATCTGTTTGACAATCGCCTCACTGCTGGGCACGTTTGTCTGTGTTGTCGTCCTGGGGATTTTCATCTATCACCGGCAAACACCTATTGTACGTGCCAACAATTCAGAGCTGAGTTTCCAGCTACTGCTGTCACTTAAactttgtttcctctgttcGCTACTATTTATTGGACGGCCCAGACTGTGGACATGCCAGCTGAGACATGCAGCATTTGGGATCAGCTTCGTGCTTTGTGTCTCATGTATCTTGGTAAAAACGCTGGTTGTTCTGGCTGTTTTCAAGGCCTCCAAGCCAGGAGGTGGAGCCAGTCTGAAGTGGTTTGGCACTGTTCAGCAGAGAGGAACAGTTCTGGTTCTGACTTGTGTTCAAGCTGCAATCTGCACTGCCTGGATTGTCTCTGCCTCACCAGCACCTTATAAAAACACTCAATACCACAATGACAAAATAGTATATGAGTGTGTTGTTGGATCAACAGTTGGTTTTTCTGTGCTTCTTGGCTACATTGGCTTACTGGCTGTCCTCAGTTTTCTATTAGCATTTCTGGCAAGGAATCTTCCAGACAGTTTCAATGAGGCCAAACTCATCACGTTCAGCATGCTGATATTCTGCGCTGTGTGGGTGGCTTTTGTACCTGCTTATGTAAGTTCCCCAGGCAAATATGCAGATGCTGTGGAGGTATTTGCCATCCTCGTCTCAACTTTTGGCCTCTTGGTGGCGCTGTTTGGACCCAAATGTTACATAATTCTGCTAAGACcagaaagaaatacaaagagaGCAATTATGGGTCGAGTCACAACAGGGAAATTAAATTAG
- the LOC137129171 gene encoding extracellular calcium-sensing receptor-like, protein MHKTGDVILGGVFQIHFFSTYPDVSFNSKPQQPTCHGFDVVGFRRAQTMAFAIDEINRNSKLLPNVTLGYSLYDNCLQLGVGFRAALSLVSGQEEQVVLDETCVGTPPVIGIVGDASSTHCIAISSVVGLYRVPMVSYFATCSCLSDRKRFPSFFRTIPSDAFQVRAVIQILKHFGWTWAGLLISNDDYGLHAARSFQSELSQSGEGCLAYLEILPWGENPAELRRIVDVMKKSTARVVIGFAHDSLMINIIKEVVRQNVTGLQWIATEAWTSAAVLQTPQLMPYLDGTLGTAIRRGEIPGLRDFLLRIHPDLPQNSSIGKSLVNQFWEHTFQCRLAPPPAGWVESGGAICTGHEDLENVESEFLDISNLRPEYNVYKAVYALAYAFDDMLRCEPGQGPFSGNSCGSLQRQEAWQLLYYLEKVNFTTPFGDEVSFDGNGDILPIYDIMNWHQLPDGRAKVQNVGEVKKLSFNKEELILDEDKIFWNFKFKEPPRSVCSESCPPGTRMARKKGEPVCCFDCISCSEGKISNRTDSTECTSCAEDFWSSPQRDHCVPKKTEFLSYNEPLGICLTIASLLGTLVCVVVLGIFIYHHRTPIVRANNSELSFQLLVSLKLCFLCSLLFIGWPRLWTCQLRHAAFGISFVLCVSCILVKTLVVLAVFKASKPGGGASLKWFGTVQQRGTVLVLTCVQAAICTAWIVSASPTPHKNTQYYNDKIVYECVVGSTIGFSVLLGYIGLLAVLSFLLAFLARNLPDSFNEAKLITFSMLIFCAVWVAFVPAYISSPGKYADAVEVFAILASSFGILIALFGPKCYIILLRPERNTKRAIMGRDNTS, encoded by the exons ATGCACAAAACGGGAGATGTGATTCTCGGTGGGGTGTTTcaaattcatttcttttccacGTATCCTGATGTGTCTTTTAACTCAAAGCCACAACAGCCTACCTGCCATGG TTTTGATGTTGTAGGATTCAGGAGAGCCCAGACCATGGCCTTTGCTATTGATGAGATTAACAGAAACTCCAAGCTGCTGCCCAATGTGACTCTGGGATACAGTCTGTATGATAACTGCCTCCAACTAGGAGTTGGGTTTCGTGCAGCTTTGTCATTAGTCAGTGGTCAAGAGGAGCAGGTTGTATTAGATGAGACTTGTGTAGGAACCCCTCCAGTCATAGGGATTGTGGGTGATGCTTCCTCTACACATTGTATTGCCATCTCCTCTGTTGTAGGTTTGTACAGAGTACCAATG GTCAGTTATTTTGCCACATGTTCCTGCCTAAGTGACCGGAAAAGGTTTCCATCCTTTTTTAGGACGATTCCAAGTGATGCGTTTcag GTTCGTGCTGTGATTCAGATACTAAAACACTTTGGCTGGACCTGGGCAGGTCTGCTCATTAGTAATGATGATTATGGACTACATGCTGCCCGCTCCTTCCAATCTGAACTCAGTCAGTCTGGCGAAGGGTGTCTGGCCTATTTGGAAATTTTGCCATGGGGTGAAAATCCAGCAGAACTAAGGAGGATAGTGGATGTGATGAAGAAATCCACAGCTCGTGTTGTCATTGGATTTGCACACGATAGTCTCATGATTAACATCATCAAAGAG GTGGTGAGGCAGAATGTGACAGGACTGCAGTGGATTGCCACTGAAGCTTGGACATCGGCTGCTGTGCTTCAGACCCCCCAGCTCATGCCGTATCTGGATGGCACACTGGGCACTGCCATCCGACGAGGGGAAATTCCAGGACTCAGGGATTTCCTTTTACGAATACATCCTGACCTTCCCCAAAACAGTAGCATTGGAAAGAGCTTG gtAAATCAGTTTTGGGAACACACATTTCAGTGTAGATTGGCTCCACCTCCAGCAGGTTGGGTGGAAAGTGGAGGAGCAATATGCACAGGACATGAAGATCTAGAGAATGTGGAGTCTGAATTCCTGGACATTTCAAACCTTCGGCCCGAGTACAATGTTTACAAGGCTGTGTATGCTCTGGCGTATGCTTTTGATGACATGCTGCGGTGTGAACCAGGGCAAGGACCTTTCAGTGGGAACAGCTGTGGCAGTTTGCAACGACAAGAGGCATGGCAG CTCCTGTATTACTTGGAAAAGGTCAACTTTACCACACCATTTGGTGATGAAGTGTCATTTGATGGCAATGGTGATATATTACCAATTTATGATATCATGAACTGGCACCAGCTCCCTGATGGAAGAGCTAAAGTTCAGAATGTGGGCGAGGTTAAAAAGTTATCTTTCAACAAGGAAGAACTTATACTTGATGAAGACAAAATCTTCTGgaactttaaatttaaagag CCTCCCCGGTCAGTATGCAGTGAGAGCTGTCCTCCAGGTACCCGCATGGCCAGAAAAAAGGGGgaacctgtttgctgttttgacTGCATTTCCTGTTCTGAGGGAAAGATCAGCAATAGGACTg aTTCCACAGAGTGCACCAGTTGTGCAGAGGATTTCTGGTCAAGCCCCCAACGTGACCACTGTGTTCCTAAGAAAACAGAGTTTCTCTCCTACAATGAGCCTCTTGGCATCTGTTTGACAATCGCCTCACTGCTGGGCACGTTAGTCTGTGTTGTTGTCCTAGGGATATTTATCTATCACCACAGAACACCTATTGTACGTGCCAACAATTCAGAACTGAGTTTCCAGCTACTGGTGTCGCTTAAactttgtttcctctgttcACTACTATTTATTGGCTGGCCCAGACTGTGGACATGCCAGCTGAGACATGCAGCATTTGGGATCAGCTTCGTGCTTTGTGTCTCATGTATCTTGGTGAAAACGCTGGTTGTTCTGGCTGTTTTCAAGGCCTCCAAGCCAGGAGGTGGAGCCAGTCTGAAGTGGTTTGGCACTGTTCAGCAGAGAGGAACAGTTCTGGTTCTGACTTGTGTTCAAGCTGCAATCTGCACTGCCTGGATTGTCTCTGCCTCACCAACACCTCATAAAAACACCCAGTACTATAATGACAAGatagtgtatgagtgtgttgtTGGGTCCACCATAGGTTTTTCTGTGCTACTTGGCTACATTGGCTTACTGGCTGTCCTCAGTTTTCTATTAGCATTTTTGGCAAGGAATCTTCCAGACAGTTTTAATGAAGCCAAATTAATCACgttcagcatgttgatattCTGTGCTGTGTGGGTGGCTTTTGTTCCTGCTTACATCAGCTCACCAGGCAAATATGCAGATGCAGTGGAGGTATTTGCCATCCTGGCCTCTAGTTTTGGCATCTTGATAGCCCTGTTTGGACCCAAATGTTACATAATCTTGCTGAGAcctgagagaaacacaaagagagcaATTATGGGTCGAGACAACACTTCataa